A region of Domibacillus sp. DTU_2020_1001157_1_SI_ALB_TIR_016 DNA encodes the following proteins:
- the ggt gene encoding gamma-glutamyltransferase: MKGQMMQSYRPTTLASNGMVTAPHYLAAGAGLDVLKKGGNAIEAAIAVASTLAVVYPHMNSIGGDNFWLISNQQTKEMKALNSSGRAGQKATIDFYRQKGFTSIPARGYLAAVTVPGAVAGWEEAYEYSKESMGGKLPWAELLAPAISYAKHGYPVTPSQEHWTNVNLNVDDHEFRYLQRFKGFRDTFLKKDGTAYRAGEIMKQPDLARTLEAIAEEGVQVLYRGKIGERIVEEIRENGGVLTKEDFARHRSDWVNPISVPYRGYTAYNLPPNTQGFASLSILNIVNQFDLRFIEEGSSEYYHLLIEATKLAFADRDEWLTDPEFLHIPLRKLLSVERGRQLAAQIDFSHANNLNKQLEPKGDTVWLGVVDKDGNAVSFIQSIYHDFGSGIVPEGTGITLQNRGSFFSLDPEHINRLEPNKRTFHTLNPAMLLKDDRPYLVYGTMGGEGQPQTQAALVTRMIDYGYSVQAAIEAPRWLYGRTWGAGSNSLKAEARIPEFVLQQLSEKGHSVELEEDFSDTMGHAGAILIDPQTNVKHGGADPRGDGAALGF, translated from the coding sequence ATGAAAGGTCAAATGATGCAGTCTTACCGTCCGACTACACTGGCTTCTAACGGAATGGTGACGGCTCCCCATTACCTTGCTGCGGGGGCGGGCCTGGATGTGTTAAAAAAGGGAGGAAACGCGATTGAAGCAGCGATTGCGGTCGCTTCCACTTTAGCCGTTGTGTACCCGCATATGAACAGCATTGGCGGAGATAACTTCTGGCTTATATCAAACCAGCAAACAAAAGAGATGAAAGCCCTAAACAGCAGCGGACGTGCCGGGCAAAAAGCAACCATTGACTTTTATCGACAGAAGGGTTTCACTTCTATTCCTGCCCGGGGATACCTGGCTGCTGTGACAGTTCCAGGAGCAGTGGCCGGCTGGGAGGAAGCGTATGAATATTCGAAAGAAAGCATGGGAGGCAAGTTACCGTGGGCAGAGCTTTTGGCACCTGCCATTTCCTATGCGAAGCATGGCTACCCTGTTACGCCGAGCCAGGAGCATTGGACAAATGTAAACTTAAATGTAGACGACCACGAATTTAGATATCTTCAGCGATTTAAAGGGTTCCGTGATACATTCTTGAAAAAAGACGGCACAGCTTACCGAGCGGGGGAAATCATGAAGCAGCCGGATTTGGCTCGAACGCTGGAAGCGATTGCGGAAGAAGGCGTTCAGGTTTTATATCGCGGAAAGATAGGTGAGAGAATCGTAGAAGAAATTAGGGAAAACGGCGGCGTTTTAACAAAAGAAGATTTTGCACGTCATCGTTCCGATTGGGTGAACCCTATCTCTGTTCCTTACCGCGGATACACAGCTTATAATCTGCCGCCTAATACACAAGGTTTTGCTTCACTTTCTATTTTAAATATTGTAAATCAGTTTGATTTGCGTTTTATTGAGGAAGGGTCTTCGGAATATTACCACTTATTAATTGAAGCCACGAAGCTTGCTTTTGCTGATAGGGATGAATGGCTGACAGATCCTGAATTCCTTCACATCCCGCTGCGAAAGTTATTGTCGGTCGAACGAGGCCGGCAGCTGGCGGCTCAAATTGATTTTTCGCATGCGAATAATCTGAATAAACAACTGGAGCCGAAAGGAGATACGGTCTGGCTGGGGGTTGTAGATAAAGATGGAAATGCTGTTTCTTTCATTCAAAGTATTTATCATGATTTTGGATCAGGAATCGTTCCGGAGGGAACTGGGATTACGCTGCAAAACAGGGGCAGTTTTTTCTCGCTTGATCCAGAGCATATAAACAGACTAGAGCCAAATAAGCGTACGTTTCATACATTAAATCCTGCAATGCTGCTAAAAGACGATCGCCCTTACCTTGTTTATGGCACAATGGGTGGTGAAGGGCAGCCGCAGACGCAGGCTGCTCTCGTCACCAGAATGATTGACTATGGATACAGCGTTCAAGCGGCTATTGAAGCACCGCGCTGGCTGTATGGGCGCACATGGGGTGCTGGTTCGAACAGCTTGAAAGCAGAAGCGCGCATTCCGGAATTTGTTCTCCAGCAGCTTAGTGAGAAAGGGCACTCTGTTGAATTGGAGGAGGACTTTAGTGATACGATGGGCCATGCTGGAGCCATTTTAATCGATCCTCAAACCAACGTTAAGCATGGGGGAGCGGACCCCCGTGGCGACGGGGCAGCTTTAGGCTTTTAA
- a CDS encoding alanine/glycine:cation symporter family protein, which yields MEQFVSTLVGEINELLWSYVLIILLVGTGLYFTVRSRFLQFRMLKEMFSVLKEGKTKKSSGLSPFQAFCISMAARVGTGNITGIAIAIALGGPGAIFWMWIIALIGATSAFVESTLAQIYKVRDKEGFRGGPAYYMERGLKKRWMGALFAILITLSFGLVFNAVQSNTITVAFQSSFGIDRLTLGIIMTVIFAAIIFGGIKRIAKASEYIVVVLAVFYIGMALFITIANIDQVPGVLALIVKSALGLEQAAGGAFGAMIMNGIKRGLFSNEAGMGSAPNAAAAAVTSHPVKQGLVQALGVLLDTGIICTSSAFIVLLSPVYKQTDLSGIELTQASLATHIGPWAPGFLAFMIFLFAFSTLIGNYYYGETNIEFLNTNKMWLMIYRVGVLAMILFGAVAKVQLVWDLADLFMGFMVIVNLIAILLLSKIAFAALSDYMAQKRVGKNPQFYKESIQNLDGIESWPSAKDNKNV from the coding sequence ATGGAGCAATTCGTTTCAACCCTGGTTGGGGAAATAAATGAGCTCTTATGGTCTTACGTGCTCATTATTTTGCTTGTTGGAACAGGCCTTTACTTTACGGTCCGTTCACGCTTCTTGCAATTCCGAATGTTAAAGGAAATGTTTTCTGTTTTAAAGGAAGGAAAAACAAAGAAGTCTTCTGGACTGTCGCCCTTCCAGGCTTTCTGTATCAGTATGGCAGCACGCGTTGGGACTGGTAATATTACCGGTATTGCCATTGCCATCGCACTCGGCGGGCCGGGGGCTATTTTTTGGATGTGGATTATCGCCTTAATCGGTGCCACTTCTGCTTTCGTGGAAAGTACACTCGCGCAGATTTACAAGGTAAGAGATAAAGAGGGTTTCCGCGGCGGGCCGGCTTATTATATGGAAAGAGGCTTGAAAAAGCGCTGGATGGGGGCTCTGTTTGCCATCCTGATTACCCTGTCATTCGGCCTTGTTTTTAATGCGGTGCAGTCTAATACCATCACGGTTGCATTTCAAAGTTCTTTTGGAATCGACCGCTTAACGCTTGGCATTATTATGACCGTTATTTTTGCAGCTATTATTTTCGGCGGCATTAAGCGAATTGCCAAAGCATCTGAATACATCGTCGTTGTACTCGCCGTATTCTATATCGGTATGGCCTTATTTATTACCATTGCGAACATCGACCAAGTACCTGGTGTTCTTGCACTGATCGTGAAAAGCGCCCTTGGTTTGGAACAGGCTGCAGGCGGTGCGTTCGGGGCGATGATTATGAACGGGATCAAGCGCGGCTTGTTCTCGAACGAAGCTGGGATGGGAAGTGCGCCAAACGCGGCCGCAGCAGCGGTAACCAGCCACCCAGTAAAACAAGGGCTTGTGCAAGCACTGGGCGTTCTTTTAGATACAGGTATCATTTGTACAAGCTCTGCTTTTATCGTCCTGCTTTCTCCTGTATATAAACAAACTGATCTTAGCGGTATCGAGCTGACACAGGCATCACTGGCTACACACATTGGTCCATGGGCGCCAGGCTTCCTCGCTTTCATGATTTTCCTGTTTGCTTTCAGTACACTGATCGGCAATTACTACTACGGAGAAACCAATATTGAATTTTTAAATACAAACAAAATGTGGCTGATGATTTATCGTGTAGGCGTACTGGCTATGATTTTATTTGGCGCTGTTGCCAAAGTACAGCTTGTATGGGATCTTGCCGACTTATTCATGGGCTTCATGGTTATTGTCAACTTGATTGCCATCCTGCTTTTATCCAAAATTGCTTTCGCCGCATTGAGCGATTATATGGCTCAAAAAAGAGTTGGAAAAAACCCGCAGTTTTACAAAGAAAGCATTCAAAATTTGGATGGAATTGAAAGCTGGCCTTCTGCTAAAGACAACAAAAACGTTTAA
- a CDS encoding spore germination protein translates to MSPFFKGKKQAAPNEPVDPMPGSITSNLQDNLSLVKQKFGNSPDIIIRELKIGSSKAKAAVIYVQGMVDNQLLNDFLIESLMQYQSSSQNETKPEMLDNIYDLVIPMGGVKKQTEWSKLLESLLVGATLIFIDGTDKAFTVASTQGGESRSISEPTTQNVIRGSRESFTENISTNISMLRRIIRTPDLWVESMKIGTQTNTNVSIMYLNNVVDHGVVKEVKKRLKRIKIDSILESGYIEQLIEDQPASPFPQIYHTERPDVIAGNLLEGRVAIFVNGTPFVLLVPVVFIQFFQTPDDYYFRFDIASATRFLRVLIFFISLIGPAVYIAATTYHQEMIPTQLVLIIAAQRETVPFPAIVEALIMELAFEVLREAGLRLPKAIGSTVSIVGGLVIGQAAVQAGIVSPPMVIVVAITAIASFATPSFAVAISVRLLRFAFMGLAALIGFYGIIIGLIMLTVHLCGLRSFGVPYMAPLGPYRPVESGDTLIRAPWWASKKRPGLFSPDNVKREAGNQMPAPPQPRTIKNESAEKGNQNES, encoded by the coding sequence ATGTCCCCATTTTTTAAAGGCAAAAAACAAGCAGCACCAAACGAGCCAGTTGACCCGATGCCTGGGTCCATAACGAGCAACTTACAGGACAATCTCTCTTTAGTGAAACAAAAATTCGGGAACAGTCCTGATATTATCATTCGTGAATTAAAAATCGGTTCTTCAAAAGCAAAGGCGGCTGTAATTTACGTACAGGGAATGGTGGATAACCAATTATTAAACGACTTTTTGATCGAATCGTTGATGCAGTATCAATCTTCTTCACAGAATGAAACAAAGCCGGAAATGCTGGATAACATATACGACCTGGTCATTCCTATGGGTGGTGTAAAAAAACAAACAGAATGGAGTAAGCTGCTCGAATCTTTATTGGTGGGGGCAACACTCATTTTTATTGATGGAACGGACAAAGCATTTACTGTAGCCAGTACACAAGGGGGCGAATCCCGTTCGATTTCAGAGCCGACTACCCAGAACGTAATCCGGGGGTCGAGAGAAAGCTTTACTGAAAACATTTCTACAAACATCTCGATGCTCCGCAGAATCATTAGAACGCCGGATTTATGGGTAGAGTCGATGAAAATAGGCACCCAAACGAATACAAATGTTTCGATTATGTATCTTAACAACGTCGTCGATCATGGTGTTGTGAAAGAAGTAAAGAAAAGGTTAAAGAGAATCAAAATCGACAGCATTTTGGAATCCGGCTATATTGAACAATTGATTGAGGACCAGCCGGCCAGTCCATTTCCGCAAATTTACCATACGGAAAGGCCGGACGTGATCGCAGGAAACCTGCTGGAAGGGCGTGTGGCGATCTTCGTTAATGGCACGCCGTTTGTGCTATTGGTGCCTGTTGTTTTTATACAATTTTTTCAAACGCCGGATGACTATTATTTCCGTTTTGATATTGCTTCAGCGACCCGCTTTTTACGGGTTTTAATTTTCTTTATTTCCCTTATTGGACCAGCCGTGTATATCGCCGCTACCACCTATCATCAAGAAATGATTCCGACACAGCTAGTCCTGATCATAGCTGCCCAGCGGGAGACAGTTCCTTTTCCAGCTATTGTTGAAGCGTTAATTATGGAGCTGGCCTTTGAGGTTTTGCGGGAAGCTGGTTTGCGGCTGCCTAAAGCGATTGGGTCCACCGTATCCATTGTCGGAGGTCTTGTTATTGGGCAGGCTGCTGTACAGGCGGGTATTGTGTCACCGCCAATGGTTATTGTCGTAGCAATTACAGCGATCGCAAGCTTTGCCACTCCTTCATTTGCCGTGGCTATCTCTGTGCGTCTGCTTCGTTTTGCGTTTATGGGGCTTGCCGCTCTAATAGGCTTCTATGGCATTATCATTGGTTTAATTATGCTGACGGTTCATTTATGCGGCCTGCGCTCATTTGGTGTTCCATACATGGCACCCCTCGGCCCATATAGACCTGTTGAATCTGGAGATACGCTTATTCGGGCTCCATGGTGGGCATCGAAAAAACGCCCGGGCCTCTTCAGCCCTGATAACGTAAAACGAGAAGCGGGCAACCAAATGCCGGCTCCTCCTCAGCCGAGAACGATTAAAAACGAAAGCGCAGAAAAGGGGAATCAGAATGAATCGTAA
- a CDS encoding Ger(x)C family spore germination protein, whose translation MNRKRTFLFGLLASLSVFTSGCWSERQLTDIALVAAVGIDRTEDGQYEASYQFFNPGNVAGGLQGGGGGQSPPVAVYTATGDTIMEVHGNMSRKVSREPYYSHTNLVVVSEEIAKTEGIAPVLEAFDRGSQFRVTTSVVIARHVKAKELITTLTALDKVPSQKIMQTLESTEKALGENINIDLEEIITALVSPGREPMVSGFTIKGDPKAGTKQESLQSTEMPAAVEADGNAIFKNGKLVGWIQGTDARGALWVLDRIQSTTITTPWAGQKDAISYRVVRQKTNVSADMKEGKPHISVHVHMEGDIGEVIEPVNLTDPKTLEKIEDNISKQVKSEIETSIRHTKKKKADIFAFGDVFHRAEPKEWKKIEKKWEDEIFPNLAVDVSVESYVRRTGLRNNSYLSEMKSVKE comes from the coding sequence ATGAATCGTAAACGCACTTTTCTGTTTGGACTGCTGGCTAGTTTATCTGTTTTTACATCCGGCTGCTGGAGTGAGAGGCAGCTAACGGATATAGCCCTGGTCGCTGCTGTAGGAATTGACCGGACTGAAGACGGGCAATATGAGGCTTCCTACCAGTTTTTTAACCCGGGGAATGTTGCCGGCGGACTGCAGGGGGGAGGCGGAGGGCAAAGCCCGCCTGTCGCCGTTTATACAGCTACCGGGGATACAATTATGGAAGTTCATGGGAATATGTCAAGGAAAGTTTCACGGGAACCGTATTACTCCCACACCAACCTCGTAGTGGTCAGTGAAGAAATAGCTAAAACAGAAGGCATTGCACCTGTGTTAGAGGCATTTGACCGGGGTTCACAATTCCGGGTCACAACATCAGTAGTCATTGCCCGCCATGTAAAGGCAAAGGAACTTATCACGACCTTGACTGCTTTGGATAAAGTTCCCTCTCAAAAAATTATGCAGACATTGGAATCAACAGAAAAAGCACTGGGTGAGAATATAAACATTGACTTAGAGGAAATCATTACCGCGCTTGTATCGCCGGGCCGAGAGCCCATGGTCAGCGGCTTTACTATAAAAGGTGATCCAAAAGCAGGAACTAAACAGGAGAGCCTTCAATCAACCGAGATGCCAGCGGCTGTTGAGGCAGATGGCAACGCCATCTTTAAAAACGGAAAGTTAGTGGGGTGGATTCAAGGAACAGATGCAAGAGGTGCCCTTTGGGTTTTAGACCGGATTCAAAGCACGACTATCACAACACCGTGGGCAGGTCAAAAAGATGCGATTTCTTATCGCGTGGTCCGTCAAAAAACAAATGTGTCGGCAGATATGAAAGAAGGGAAGCCGCATATATCGGTTCATGTTCATATGGAAGGCGATATTGGAGAAGTAATCGAACCGGTTAACTTAACCGATCCAAAAACACTGGAAAAAATAGAGGATAACATAAGCAAACAGGTGAAGTCAGAAATTGAAACGTCGATCCGTCATACCAAAAAGAAGAAAGCCGATATATTCGCATTCGGAGATGTGTTTCACCGTGCTGAACCAAAAGAATGGAAAAAGATTGAAAAGAAGTGGGAGGATGAGATCTTCCCCAATCTGGCTGTAGATGTATCAGTGGAATCCTATGTCCGCCGAACAGGTCTAAGAAATAATTCCTACCTATCAGAAATGAAAAGTGTAAAGGAATAA